Part of the bacterium genome, TGGCCCTGGGGGCTACGGCGACGGTCTCGGGCGCGAGCACCAAACGGCTCAGCCGTGAGGCGACCGAGATGCGCATCTGCCCGCTGGCGGGCCCGCTCTGTACCAGGACGAGCCCCGTTCCCGGTGTGCGGCCGGCGCGCAGGGTATTCCCGGGGATGACGGTGATGAGGGGGAGCGGTGCCGTGATCTTGACGGGAGCGGGCAGCGGCACGGGGCTCCCCTGCGCGTCCACGCCGATGACCCCGAGTGACGTCTTCGCTCCTGCGAACAACCGGAGCGGCTGCCCTGTGTTGACCAGTAGTCGGGTCGCCGGACCGGCAACGGCCGTCGTATAGACCAGCAGGGCATTGGCAACCGGCCGTTCTACGCCGTCTGACGGCGAGTTGACGACCCTCGGGACACCCTGCCCCGGAAGACGGACCACCATCGTAGCGGATCCCCCACTATCAAATGCCATCGCCTGATCCGCTCCGAGCCGCCGCAGGTATGTGGCAAGTTGGGGACGGGTCAGTCCGATGCTCAAGCGTGGCTGGCGGCCATCGACTGCGACGAGCATCATCGTCCGGCGGTCTTGACCGATGCCGACTGCGGCCACAGGGAACCGCCGATCCCGCTCACCAGGCGCCGGACTGTACGGGTCCCCGACGACCTCTCCATCCTGCACGAGCAGCGGACCGCCGCCAATGGCCATCTGCAGGCCGCGCCACGTGGGGGTGGTGGTTAGGTTTACCTGCACCGGCGCTCCGGGCGCCATCTTCTGCAGCAGCCAGTCTGCCGCGGCACCCCGGCCGACTACAATGAGCGCGTCCCCAGGAAACGGTGCGTAATAGGCCTGCTGCGGCCATACGTTCTTGACGAGATAGTTGCCCGTCTCCTGGGTCGCGGGCAGGACCGCGGCCTGCGCCGGGGAGATGAAGGGCTGGGCGGCCGGATCGTCCGCGGGGGTCAACTCCACGACCGCCTGCCGCGTGGCGGGATCCGGAACCGGGGCTCCGTATCCCCGGATGTTGGAGACGGCGACGAGGCCGTCGGAAACAAAGCCGGTGTTGTATCCCGCCAGGAAATACGACTCCCTGGTCGTGGACAACACG contains:
- a CDS encoding phosphodiester glycosidase family protein; its protein translation is MDSRTLGRISMLCITLFLILLPGSGSASPLRFWPTVVRSSGLTVPVASGVEYSHFAVATTAGPLNIHHLRVDLGNPTVRVGMGLASDRLMSVDETVSSMARRSRAVAGVNGDYFDIHESGMPLNIVVKDGQLLRSPVARVALAIDQDGGARIVRFRWTGSIVLSTTRESYFLAGYNTGFVSDGLVAVSNIRGYGAPVPDPATRQAVVELTPADDPAAQPFISPAQAAVLPATQETGNYLVKNVWPQQAYYAPFPGDALIVVGRGAAADWLLQKMAPGAPVQVNLTTTPTWRGLQMAIGGGPLLVQDGEVVGDPYSPAPGERDRRFPVAAVGIGQDRRTMMLVAVDGRQPRLSIGLTRPQLATYLRRLGADQAMAFDSGGSATMVVRLPGQGVPRVVNSPSDGVERPVANALLVYTTAVAGPATRLLVNTGQPLRLFAGAKTSLGVIGVDAQGSPVPLPAPVKITAPLPLITVIPGNTLRAGRTPGTGLVLVQSGPASGQMRISVASRLSRLVLAPETVAVAPRAKRSLSLQGIDTDGYLVILPDHAASWTVTPRWLGVVSAGGEFVAGGRPGTGTIVVRLGGAVSKARVTVGRPGR